The following proteins are co-located in the Candidatus Krumholzibacteriia bacterium genome:
- a CDS encoding peroxiredoxin family protein: MVLALVVGYAGIRAGGALRARNAPPLAEAPDFPFMPGDVFPDVLLADSLGAGVGSIELVSGRGGAVVLFLDPTCEGCAEMATRWERAVYDGVIEPGRVFGITAETAAENARYRAGHGLSYPIYQDVEAAFLVRYGVDTYPMEIVVNRMGTVQAVSTDSRTPIDGGSIRALIDN; the protein is encoded by the coding sequence ATGGTCCTGGCACTGGTGGTGGGATACGCGGGCATTCGCGCGGGCGGTGCGCTGCGCGCCCGCAATGCGCCGCCGCTCGCCGAGGCGCCCGACTTTCCCTTCATGCCCGGTGATGTATTCCCCGACGTACTGCTGGCGGATTCGCTCGGAGCCGGGGTGGGGAGCATCGAGCTGGTTTCCGGCAGGGGCGGTGCCGTGGTGCTGTTCCTCGATCCCACTTGTGAAGGATGCGCGGAGATGGCGACCCGCTGGGAGCGCGCGGTTTACGACGGCGTGATCGAACCCGGACGCGTCTTCGGCATCACCGCGGAAACGGCCGCGGAGAACGCCCGCTACCGCGCGGGGCACGGGTTGAGCTATCCCATCTATCAGGATGTCGAGGCAGCGTTTCTCGTCAGGTACGGTGTCGACACGTACCCCATGGAGATCGTGGTAAACCGCATGGGGACCGTGCAGGCCGTCAGTACCGATTCCAGGACCCCCATCGACGGCGGGTCTATACGCGCCCTGATCGACAACTAA